ctggacccgtacaaatcagctgggctagacaatctcgaccctctctttctaaaatgatcctccgccattgttgcaacccctattaccagtctgttcaacctctcttttgtttCGTCCGAggtccctaaagattggaaagctgccgcggtcatccccctcttcaaagggggtgacactctagacccaaactgttacagacctgtatccatcctgccctgcctttctaaagtctttgaaagccaagttaataaacagatcactgaccatttcgaatcccaccgtatcttctccgctgtgcactcaggacacctacaccacccgatgtcacaggaaggccataaagatcatcaaggacaacaaccacccgagccactgcctgttcaccccgctatcatccagaaggtgaggtcagtacaggtgcatcaaagcagggaccgagagactgaaaaacagcctctatctcaaggccatcagactgttaaacagccaccactaacattgagtggctgctgccaacatactgactcaactccagccactttaataatgggaattgatgtaaaaaatgtatcactagccactttaaacaatgccacttaatataatgtttacataccctacattactcatctcatatgtatatactgtactctataccatctactgcatctgccatctttatgtaatacatgtatcactagccactttaaactatgccacttttatgtttacataccctacattactcatctcatatgtatatactgtactcgataccatctactgcatcttgcctatgccgttctgtaccatcactcattcatatatctttatgtacatattctttatccctttacacgtgtgtgtataaggtagtagttgtggaattgttaggttagattacttgttggttactactgcattgtcggaactagaagcacaagcatttcgctacactcaaattaacatctgctaaccatgtgtatgtgacaaataaaatttgatttgattttgtttccgagctggtcacgggtgcacctcagccatgctcaaggtactaaacgatatcataaccggcatcgataaaagacagtactgtgcagccgtcttcatcgacctggccaaggctttcgactctgtcaatcacgcattcttatcggcagactcaatagccttggtttctcaaatgactgccttgcctggttcaccaactacttctcagagttcagtgtgtaaaatcggagggcctattgtccggacctctggcagtctctatgggggtaccacagggttcaattctcgggccgactctcttctctgtatacatcaatgatgtcgctcttgctgtgggtgattccctgatccacctctacgcagacgacaccattctgtatacatctggcccttctttggacactgtgttaactaacctccaaacgagcttcaatggcATACAATACTCctatggcctccaactgctcttaaacgctagcaaaatcaaatgcatgcttttcaaccgtttgctgcccgcacccgcacgcccgactagcatcactactctggacggttctgacctagaacacgtggacaactacaaatacctaggtgtctggctagactgtaaaccttccagactcatatcaaacatctccaatccaaaatcaaatctagaatctgcattctatttcgcaacaaagcctccttcactcatgccgcaaaacttaccctagtaaaactgactatcctaccgatcctcgacttcggcgatgtcatctacaaaattgCTTCCAATaatctactcagcaaattggatgtagtctatcacagtgccattcgttttgttaccaaagcgccttatatcactcaccactgcgacctgtatgctctagtcggctggccctcgcttcatattcgtcgccagacccactggtcatctataagtctatgctaggtaaagctccgccttatctcagctcactggtcacgataacaacacgcacccgtagcacgcgctccagcaggtatatctcactggtcacccccaaagccaacacctcctttggccacctttccttccagttctctgctgccagtgactggaacgaattgcaaaaatcgctgaagctggagactcactgactttaaacatcagctctctgagcagctaaccgatcgctgcagctgtacatagtccatctgtaaatagcccacccaatctacctacctcatccccatattgttcttatttactttgctgctcttttgcacaccagtatcactacttacatcATCTGATCAtaatcatctgctcatctatcactccagtgttaatctgctaaattgtaattactttgctactatggcctatttattgccttacctcctcatgccatttgcacacaatgtatatagactttcttttttttctattgtgttattgactgtatgtttgtttactccatgtgtaactctgtgttgttgtttgtgacgcactgctttgctttatcttggccaggtctcagttgtaaatgagaacttgttctcaactagcctacctggttaaataaaagtgaaattaaattttaaaaatatttttaaaaaaaatatgggcTAGGGGCTAGTGTCAAGGCTAGGGTGTAAGGGGCTAGGATCTAGGGGCTAGTGTCAAGGCTAGGGTGTAAGGGGCTAGGATCTAGGGGCTAGTGTCAAGGCTAGGGTGTAAGGGGCTAGGATCTAGGGGCTAGTGTCAAGGCTAGGGTGTAAGGGGCTAGGATCTAGGGGCTAGTGTCAAGGCTAGGGTGTAAGGGGCTAGGATCTAGGGGCTAGTGTCAAGGCTAGGGTGTAAGGGGCTAGGATCTAGGGGCTAGTGTCAAGGCTAGGGTGTAAGGGGCTAGGATCTAGGGGCTAGTGTCAAGGCTAGGGTGTAAGGGGCTAGGATCTAGGGGCTAGTGTCAAGGCTAGGGTGTAAGGGGCTAGGATCTAGGGGCTAGTGTCAAGGCTAGGGTGTAAGGGGCTAGGATCTAGGGGCTAGTGTCAAGGCTAGGGTGTAAGGGGCTAGGATCTAGGGGCTAGTGTCAAGGCTAGGGTGTAAGGGGCTAGGATCTAGGGGCTAGTGTCAAGGCTAGGGTGTAAGGGGCTAGGATCTAGGGGCTAGTGTCAAGGCTAGGGTGTAAGGGGCTAGGATCTAGGGGCTAGTGTCAAGGCTAGGGTAAGGGCTAGATTCTAGGGTCTAGTGTCAAGGCTAGGGTAAGGGCTAGGGGATAGTGTCATGGCTAGGGTAAGGGCTAGTGTCTAGTCCTACCTCCACTACTGTTCCACAGGTCTTGAGGCTGAAGCTGAGATTGATGTGTGTTCCGTTGGAGACGCCGCGACATGACGAGTTGGACAGGGAGAGTTCCAGGCCCCCCACCAGGTCCCTTAGAACCGACACCTTAATGGAGCTGCTGCTACACTGCACCgggactggacacacacacacacacacacacacacacacacacacacacacacacacacacacacacacacacacacacacacacacacacacacacacacacacacatacacacacacacatatacacacacacacatacacagtggaaGGGGTTAAACATGGGTTGGACAGGATGAGTTCCAGGTCCCTTACTAGGTCCTGTATGGAGCTGCTTGCCACACGACACATGACCATACAGGTGAAGAGTTTCATGATACAGTTAACTGCACAGGGACTGGAGGATacgaccaaacacacacacacacactctctggtCTCACCCTGGCATGTGCGTTTGTCGTCCCCCAGCTCCAGTCCTCGGGGACAGTGACAGTGATAAGAGTCCTGTAGTACAGAGCAGCCATGGCTACAGCCTCCGTTGTTGTTGTAGCACCCTGCTATCTCtgcagaaagaggagaggagaggaggcagagagggagagggagagggagaggaggagagggaagaataaggggaggggagaaagaggagaaaggagggggaagaagagggagaggaggaagaggaggggagaagggataAAGGATGTGAAGGGGGAGGACACTTTGGATGGAGTTTGCACTTTTGtaactattccattggttccattgtgtcGGGCAATCTCAATCTAGTGAAAGATAACGAATGCTATTTGAACCCAAGTCTGACACCCAGTTACTGTGTTCCAGATATTacacacagagcattatgggtacgGTAGTACATTATGCTACTGTAACTTGACACCCCCCACGGTGGTCTGACTCTACCTTTGCAGTTGCGTCCATCCTCCTCCAGTACCCTGCCTGGTCCACACTCACACTGTCTGGACCCCTTGGTGTTCACACATACCTCCTTACAACCTCCGTTCCCCTGCTCACACTCATTCACATCTGGAGAGGAGTCAGtgagcagacagacacagacacagacacagacagacagacagacagacacagacagacacagcagtGAGGAGAGGTCACAGAAAAAAAGGAGGAGATTTGATAGGGGAGGTGGAGAGATcaattgagaagagagagagaggggagagagaggagagagaggggagagaggaagagagagagaggaagagagagagagagagagagagagagagagagagataatttcTCAGcgtagtagagagagtgatttggTTGATAGGTGGATAGTATGATAATAAAAGCTCTCAGGGTTTTCAGAGCACGCTTGTCACCCACCATTAGACTAGGATGTAGTGaaggctccctccctccctccctccctccctctcgccacccacccatccatctctggctggctggcacacgtctcctcctctcctcgtgAATTAATGACTCAGCACATTCAGtcaatctctctcccccccccaccactccatcacccctctccccccccccccccacccccctctctctcttccccctccctcccgctctcacCGAGACATGTCTGTCTATCTGGTCCCAGGGTTGTTCCAGTAGCACAGCGGCAGTCCGACTCTGGACACTGAGGTCCACTGCACTCCACCTCATCACATATGTCATAGAAATCTACAGGACATACAGAACATGTGAAGGTAGGTAAGGTCTACCACATCTACACAGAGAAACAAATAGACATGGTAACATGTCGACTACTTCCATTCCCTTCATGGGAACTTCATACCACATTCATAAACCATACATTTCATACCACATTCATAATCTATACATTTCATACCACATTCATAAACCATACATTTCATACCACATTCATAAACCATACATTTCATACCACATTCATAAACCATACATTTCATACCACATTCATAAACCATACATTTCATACCACATTCATAAACCATACATTTCATACCACATTCATAAACCATACATTTCATACCACATTCATAAACCATACATTTCATACCACATTCATAAACCATACATTTCATACCACATTCATAAACCATACATTTCATACCACATTCATAAACCATACATTTCATACCACATTCATAATTAATCACACTGACAAAAcagaaacaggcagacaggcagacaggcagacaggcagacagacagacagacagacagacagacagacagacagacagacagacagacacatgtacGTCCGCAGTAGACATggaagcagacaggcagacaggcagacaggcaggcaggcaggcaggcagacagacagacagacacacgtacGTCCGCAGTAGACATggaagcagacaggcagacaggcaggcaggcaggcaggcaggcaggcaggcaggcagacagacagacagacagacagacgtacgTCCGCAGTAGACATGGAAGCAGACAGAAGGTCTGGGCAGACGGTAGACGTAGTATCCTCCTGTACAGGCCTTCACATCAACACTGGCATTCCACTGGCAACAGTTATTATTGAAGCTGGCACACACAGGAAGGGTCATGATACCATCCTGGGGCTacgggagagggggagagggggagagggggagagggggagaggggagaggggaataCGTTACTGTTCATTTGGTTGGAAGTTCATTGCACGTGGAGCCACTAGATCAAGAGAACATAAAGTGCCACAACGGCAGGTAGGCTGGCAGTTTAGTTTCCTATTTTTTTGTATCGTCCGGCACACAGggtttgaaccagcaaccttctgGCTGCTGGtccgcctctctaacctctagtCTACTAACCTGTGGGTGGCTCCCATTGAGCCAGATGGGTGCGTGGGTCCCACAGTGGTTCTCTTCGATGCAGAAAGTAGGCATGGCGTCTCCAGCCATCCCTGTGAAGCGGTACCACTCCCCTGACACACGGCTGTCACACAGGGGCACACTGCCAGATGAGTGGTTTACATGGTACTCTGTATTACGCCAAGGCTCATTCAGAGAGATGTAGGCAGAACACGGGTCCAGAGctggaggagaaagggaggaggtggggagagaggagaggagagaagagaagaggagaggtggggagagaggagaggagaggagaagaggagaggtggggagagaagagaggagagaagaagaggggggaggggagaagaagagagagggggagagaagaggagagggggagaggagagaggagaggtggggagagaggagagaagaggagaggtggggagagaagagaggagagaagaagagagagggggagagaggagagaagagaggggggagagaagggagaagaagagaggagaggggggagagaagaggagaggagagagaagagaagagaagagagaaggggagaggagaggagaggagagaggggggagagaagaggagaggagag
This genomic stretch from Salvelinus namaycush isolate Seneca chromosome 4, SaNama_1.0, whole genome shotgun sequence harbors:
- the oit3 gene encoding oncoprotein-induced transcript 3 protein — encoded protein: MIVLLLTVLLQHTPTAEAIALDPCSAYISLNEPWRNTEYHVNHSSGSVPLCDSRVSGEWYRFTGMAGDAMPTFCIEENHCGTHAPIWLNGSHPQPQDGIMTLPVCASFNNNCCQWNASVDVKACTGGYYVYRLPRPSVCFHVYCGHFYDICDEVECSGPQCPESDCRCATGTTLGPDRQTCLDVNECEQGNGGCKEVCVNTKGSRQCECGPGRVLEEDGRNCKEIAGCYNNNGGCSHGCSVLQDSYHCHCPRGLELGDDKRTCQVPVQCSSSSIKVSVLRDLVGGLELSLSNSSCRGVSNGTHINLSFSLKTCGTVVEVTDDKIVGTNLVTGLPKSSPGPWSGSNRDMIVRTSKLLLPVTCEFPRHYEVSDGYQASLRSSALELAGHSQGLFPFSLELFKSAEFSEPYRAPPQLRLHDSLFFGVEPREKVEGLSALVESCFATPSAKADQALKYYLIKDGCISDEMVRQYSAKDQLSKHFQVPVFKFVGKDNKEVFLHCRVLVCGAGDSRCSQGCRGRLRRELWRTEEEQEDRDWDQHHVLSGGPIRIMPD